The proteins below are encoded in one region of Desulfovibrio sp. JC022:
- a CDS encoding efflux RND transporter permease subunit, whose product MIINKTALNRQSTVMVLLVFIIIAGISSYASLPRESDPDITIPYIFVQTNFEGVAPEDMETLITMPIERKLKGLSGTKEISSISDDGVSIIKVEFNPDIDIDDALQKVRDKVDQAKPDLPSDLPDEPVINEVNLSEQPILNVVLSGPFSLKRLKVFAEQLEDRIESVQGVLDAKIIGGLEREIHVEFDMDRVAYYNIPISSLLNALKNANVNTPGGSVEIGKSKYLVRVPEDFKHPDEIDKIVVYEKDGRPIYLRDIASIRDHYKDPTSKSRFNGIRSVTIEVKKRAGENIIRIIDTTKEILKEEQQILPPTLKINLTADQSDEIRQMVADLQNNIITGLLLVLIVVFAFIGGRSALFVSLAIPLSMLITFTVLEIFSYTLNMVILFSLILSLGMLVDNGIVVVENIYRHMGMGKSRYQAAMDATDEVAWPVIASTLTTVGAFFPMVFWPGIMGEFMSYLPITVIIALIASLFVALVINPVLSAKFQDVPKIDENAKPGFIDRMMEALKAFYRPILEWSLDHRFLVVLFSFGFLIASTVSFGMFGRGVEFLPKTEPKRSDVKIKAPVGTNLEASDQFVKVVEKIAAEYPDIEYVIANTGESGQSDEIGTHYSLVKLDYVDIQDRSRPSSEITNEIRDRLQNSIRGAEVRAEPEKMGPPTGSAINMEIYGKDLRQLGEIAASFKRTIKNIPGLVDLKDNYISAKPEIRVDVDKEKAAIMGLDAFTIAQAVKTAINGFKVGVYREGKDEYDIIARLPKEERDSLEDIKRITVSGPKGEPVPITSLAEVTMGGGLGGINRIDQKRVVTLSADVSGRLAEEVIGDINRAVSGIELPRGYSYKFTGEQEEQAKASAFLEKAFAGALFLIFIVLVTQFNSIATPFIILTAVILSLGGVMVGLLITGTAFGVIMTGVGVLSLAGVVVNNAIVLIDYYEQLKEQGRNVREALIEAGLTRFRPVLLTAITTVLGLIPMATGVSFDFINMRLDMGSETSQWWGPMAVAVIFGLAIATVLTLVVVPTLCSVQESWKERVAKRKAAKLAAQPQN is encoded by the coding sequence GTGATTATCAACAAAACAGCACTGAACAGGCAGTCTACCGTAATGGTTCTGCTTGTTTTCATCATCATAGCCGGGATCTCAAGCTACGCTTCCCTGCCCCGCGAGAGTGACCCGGACATCACCATTCCCTACATCTTTGTGCAGACAAATTTTGAAGGGGTGGCCCCGGAGGACATGGAAACCCTGATCACCATGCCCATTGAGCGCAAGCTGAAAGGGCTTTCCGGGACCAAAGAAATATCATCTATCTCTGATGACGGAGTTTCCATCATCAAGGTCGAATTCAACCCGGATATAGACATTGACGACGCTTTGCAGAAGGTGCGCGACAAGGTTGATCAGGCCAAGCCGGACCTGCCCTCGGACCTTCCCGACGAGCCGGTAATCAACGAGGTAAACCTTTCGGAACAGCCCATCCTGAACGTTGTTCTGTCCGGGCCATTCTCCCTTAAGCGACTGAAAGTCTTTGCCGAGCAGCTGGAAGACCGCATTGAATCGGTACAGGGTGTACTCGACGCAAAGATCATCGGTGGCCTTGAGCGTGAAATCCACGTGGAATTCGACATGGACCGCGTGGCCTACTACAACATTCCCATTTCCAGCCTGCTGAATGCGCTGAAAAATGCCAACGTGAACACTCCCGGCGGGTCTGTTGAAATTGGAAAATCAAAATACCTTGTACGCGTGCCTGAAGATTTCAAGCACCCGGATGAAATCGATAAAATCGTGGTTTACGAAAAAGACGGACGCCCCATCTATCTGCGCGACATCGCTTCCATCCGCGACCACTACAAAGACCCGACCTCCAAAAGTCGCTTCAACGGAATCCGCAGTGTGACCATTGAAGTAAAGAAAAGGGCCGGGGAAAACATCATCCGCATCATTGATACAACCAAGGAAATTTTGAAGGAAGAGCAGCAGATTTTGCCGCCAACCCTCAAGATCAACCTCACCGCCGACCAATCCGATGAAATCCGCCAGATGGTTGCGGATTTGCAGAACAATATCATCACCGGACTGCTGCTGGTTCTCATCGTGGTCTTCGCCTTTATCGGCGGACGCTCAGCCCTGTTTGTCTCGCTGGCAATTCCGCTGTCCATGCTGATCACCTTCACGGTGCTGGAAATTTTCTCCTACACCCTGAACATGGTTATTCTCTTCTCGCTCATTCTGAGCCTCGGCATGCTGGTTGATAACGGAATCGTGGTGGTTGAAAACATCTACCGCCACATGGGTATGGGTAAATCCCGCTATCAGGCTGCCATGGATGCCACCGACGAGGTAGCATGGCCGGTTATCGCCTCCACCCTGACCACTGTGGGCGCGTTCTTTCCCATGGTATTCTGGCCCGGTATTATGGGCGAATTCATGAGCTACCTGCCCATCACGGTAATTATCGCCCTGATCGCGTCACTGTTCGTGGCACTGGTCATCAACCCGGTGCTTTCAGCCAAGTTTCAGGATGTGCCCAAGATTGATGAAAACGCCAAGCCCGGTTTTATTGACCGCATGATGGAAGCACTCAAAGCGTTTTACCGCCCTATCCTTGAATGGTCGCTGGATCACAGGTTTCTGGTGGTTCTCTTTTCCTTCGGATTCCTCATTGCCTCCACAGTCAGCTTCGGCATGTTCGGACGCGGGGTGGAATTCCTGCCCAAAACAGAACCCAAGCGGTCCGATGTAAAGATCAAGGCCCCGGTTGGGACCAATCTTGAAGCCTCAGACCAGTTCGTAAAAGTGGTAGAAAAAATCGCTGCTGAATACCCGGACATTGAATACGTCATCGCAAACACCGGGGAGTCCGGGCAGTCCGATGAAATCGGCACCCACTACAGCCTCGTAAAGCTTGATTACGTAGACATTCAGGACCGCAGCCGTCCTTCATCTGAAATCACAAATGAAATCCGTGACCGCTTGCAGAATTCCATCCGCGGTGCGGAAGTTCGTGCCGAACCGGAAAAAATGGGACCGCCCACCGGCAGTGCCATCAACATGGAAATATACGGTAAGGACTTGCGTCAGTTGGGTGAAATTGCGGCCTCTTTCAAACGGACCATCAAGAACATCCCCGGATTGGTGGACTTAAAGGACAACTATATCTCTGCCAAGCCTGAAATCCGGGTGGATGTGGATAAAGAAAAGGCTGCCATAATGGGCCTCGACGCCTTTACCATTGCGCAGGCGGTAAAGACCGCCATCAACGGCTTTAAGGTAGGTGTCTACCGCGAAGGCAAGGACGAATACGACATCATCGCCCGTCTGCCTAAAGAAGAACGGGATTCCCTTGAAGACATCAAGCGCATCACCGTTTCCGGCCCCAAGGGTGAACCTGTGCCCATCACCAGCCTTGCTGAAGTGACCATGGGCGGCGGACTGGGCGGAATCAACCGCATTGACCAGAAAAGAGTAGTGACCCTTTCCGCCGATGTATCAGGACGCCTTGCCGAGGAAGTCATTGGAGACATCAACAGGGCTGTGTCCGGCATCGAACTGCCGCGCGGATATTCATACAAATTCACGGGGGAACAGGAAGAGCAAGCCAAGGCCTCCGCGTTCCTTGAAAAGGCCTTTGCCGGAGCATTGTTCCTGATCTTTATAGTACTGGTCACCCAGTTCAACTCCATTGCCACCCCGTTTATCATCCTGACTGCGGTCATCCTCTCCCTCGGGGGTGTCATGGTCGGACTGCTCATAACCGGGACAGCCTTCGGGGTCATTATGACCGGGGTCGGGGTACTCTCCCTTGCCGGGGTTGTGGTTAACAATGCCATTGTACTCATTGATTACTATGAGCAACTCAAGGAACAGGGTCGCAATGTCCGCGAAGCACTTATCGAAGCCGGGTTGACCCGTTTCCGTCCGGTACTGCTCACCGCCATCACCACTGTGCTGGGCCTGATCCCCATGGCGACAGGAGTCAGCTTCGACTTCATCAACATGCGTCTGGACATGGGCAGCGAAACCTCCCAGTGGTGGGGCCCCATGGCTGTGGCTGTTATCTTCGGGCTGGCAATCGCCACCGTGCTTACGCTGGTGGTCGTGCCTACGCTCTGTTCTGTGCAGGAAAGTTGGAAGGAACGGGTCGCAAAACGCAAAGCCGCTAAATTGGCAGCTCAGCCCCAAAACTAG
- a CDS encoding efflux RND transporter periplasmic adaptor subunit, translating to MRNRYLIPLTLVILLLALCGCESDSKTEANTAAPEKAVRVGTIEVMPVTIKDMLTLPGETAPDKDVCVSSESAGTVVWLGVKEGDHVRKGQLIARLDGASSGAKFDRAKAAKKLAAEQLRRRKELLNKGVLAQEEYDQIKAELEQSEASLKEMMVNVEYGIVRAPIAGVINKRYIDRGERLEVGSDVVDIVDSSSIKTLVNVPEMDISYIKKGQKVTVSVDALPGKTWDGVIDFVSFKADKFSKTFETKVLTDNSNGEIRAGMLARVSLLRRTVTGAVTTPLSAIINQGGERIIYVEKNGVAQVRTIEIGVIEGSRAQITKGLKAGEKLITVGHTMVEDGTKVVTQ from the coding sequence ATGCGCAATAGATATTTAATTCCACTGACTCTGGTCATTCTGCTATTAGCCCTTTGCGGCTGTGAATCTGACTCTAAAACAGAGGCAAACACCGCCGCCCCGGAAAAAGCTGTGCGGGTCGGCACTATTGAAGTTATGCCCGTAACCATCAAGGATATGCTGACCCTGCCCGGTGAAACAGCACCCGACAAAGACGTCTGCGTTTCCTCTGAATCCGCCGGAACAGTGGTCTGGCTGGGTGTGAAAGAAGGTGATCATGTACGCAAAGGCCAGCTCATTGCACGCCTTGACGGTGCTTCCAGCGGTGCAAAATTTGACCGCGCCAAAGCGGCCAAAAAACTTGCCGCAGAGCAGCTGCGCCGCCGTAAAGAACTGCTCAACAAGGGAGTGCTGGCGCAGGAAGAATACGACCAGATCAAGGCCGAACTGGAACAGAGCGAAGCATCCCTCAAAGAGATGATGGTTAACGTGGAATACGGTATCGTGCGTGCACCCATCGCCGGGGTGATCAATAAACGCTACATCGACCGTGGGGAACGTCTGGAAGTTGGTTCCGATGTCGTTGATATCGTTGACTCTTCATCCATCAAAACCCTTGTAAACGTACCTGAAATGGATATTTCCTATATCAAAAAAGGCCAGAAGGTGACTGTTTCCGTGGATGCCCTGCCCGGTAAAACATGGGATGGAGTTATCGACTTCGTATCCTTCAAAGCTGATAAATTTTCCAAGACCTTTGAAACGAAGGTTCTCACCGACAATTCCAACGGTGAAATCCGTGCCGGAATGCTGGCCCGTGTTTCCCTGCTTCGCCGCACTGTGACAGGTGCTGTAACCACTCCCCTTTCCGCCATCATCAACCAAGGCGGGGAACGGATCATCTATGTAGAAAAAAACGGCGTGGCTCAGGTGCGGACCATTGAAATCGGAGTAATCGAAGGCAGCCGGGCCCAGATAACTAAAGGACTCAAAGCCGGAGAAAAACTGATCACAGTCGGACACACCATGGTTGAAGACGGTACCAAGGTGGTGACACAGTGA
- a CDS encoding TetR/AcrR family transcriptional regulator, which produces MSDQNTKNRILEAASRVFCGKGFKATTVRDICAEADANVAAINYHFGDKRKLYIQVLKSWMDGMFKDADRLNGITKTSTLEERLRAYIYGELRALCTYDDPEKIKKSKIRLLFEEYVSEDCDPELFKCHEEIDGELLTPIIRELLTPIEDEEILRQAHMAASGVLVHHFLGIIHYPEGEIESKEKLEFMADFYTTFILGSLKAIKEKYHAQ; this is translated from the coding sequence ATGAGCGATCAAAACACCAAAAACAGAATTCTGGAAGCTGCCAGCCGGGTCTTTTGCGGCAAAGGATTCAAGGCTACAACTGTACGCGATATCTGCGCCGAAGCGGATGCAAACGTGGCGGCTATCAACTACCATTTCGGAGACAAGCGAAAACTATACATTCAGGTCCTCAAATCCTGGATGGATGGGATGTTCAAGGACGCGGACAGACTCAATGGAATCACTAAAACATCAACACTTGAAGAACGTTTACGTGCTTATATTTATGGAGAACTCAGAGCACTGTGCACCTACGATGATCCGGAAAAAATCAAAAAAAGCAAAATCCGCCTTCTCTTTGAAGAATATGTTTCCGAAGACTGCGACCCGGAATTATTCAAATGCCATGAAGAAATTGACGGGGAACTGCTGACCCCGATCATCCGTGAACTTCTTACCCCTATCGAAGATGAAGAAATCCTTCGACAAGCCCATATGGCTGCCAGCGGAGTGCTGGTTCACCATTTTCTCGGAATCATCCATTACCCTGAAGGTGAAATTGAATCCAAGGAAAAACTGGAATTCATGGCCGACTTCTACACCACTTTCATTCTCGGCTCCCTGAAAGCCATTAAGGAAAAATACCATGCGCAATAG
- a CDS encoding multidrug effflux MFS transporter, translating to MPNFLFITMLAAFPALSTDMYLPALPTIQEQWGISLAEVNLSLVLFFILFSFFMLIYGPLSDKYGRKPVLIVGVGIYVLGSLLCALSTNIWFLVAARIVQAAGAASASALSMALAKDLYTGVERQKVLAYIGVIIPLCPMIAPMMGSMMLEFLSWKWIFGCQAVLASMAFYGTLVFKEPEFEKTEGGIWSMLSRYLVVLKNVEFSTYCFAFSVIGIGFFGFLAGSADIYIRGFGLNEQQYAMFFGFNAIGFMTGSFTCSRLCVGYSSMSILKVSLAGVVLASLGMLALDGSEYMFAAPMFLMTFSIGVSRPISNHMILETVDRDVGAASALLTFTYFIFGAVAMELISFDWPSKINVIGEMGIVGGLVPLFALIWMARRKKRV from the coding sequence ATGCCAAATTTTCTTTTTATCACTATGCTGGCGGCTTTCCCCGCCTTGTCTACAGACATGTATCTCCCAGCCCTGCCGACCATTCAGGAGCAGTGGGGGATTTCCCTTGCAGAAGTTAATCTTTCGCTGGTTTTATTTTTCATCCTGTTCAGTTTTTTTATGCTCATTTACGGGCCGCTTTCTGACAAATACGGACGCAAACCCGTGCTGATCGTCGGGGTTGGGATCTATGTGCTGGGAAGCTTGCTCTGTGCTTTGTCCACCAATATCTGGTTTCTGGTGGCGGCTCGTATTGTACAGGCTGCCGGGGCGGCATCTGCATCGGCTCTTTCCATGGCTCTGGCAAAAGATCTTTATACCGGGGTTGAACGGCAGAAAGTGCTGGCCTACATCGGGGTGATTATTCCTCTTTGTCCCATGATTGCGCCGATGATGGGTAGTATGATGCTTGAATTTTTGTCCTGGAAATGGATTTTCGGGTGTCAGGCTGTGCTGGCTTCCATGGCTTTTTACGGTACTCTCGTGTTCAAGGAGCCTGAATTTGAAAAGACTGAGGGCGGCATCTGGTCCATGCTTTCCCGTTATCTGGTCGTGCTCAAAAATGTTGAGTTCAGCACTTACTGCTTCGCTTTTTCTGTGATCGGAATCGGTTTCTTCGGATTTCTGGCTGGTTCGGCGGATATTTATATCCGCGGATTTGGTTTGAATGAGCAGCAGTACGCCATGTTTTTTGGATTCAATGCCATCGGTTTTATGACCGGATCGTTCACCTGCTCAAGGCTTTGCGTGGGCTATTCGTCTATGTCTATTCTCAAAGTCTCGCTGGCAGGCGTGGTCCTGGCCAGTCTCGGGATGCTGGCTTTGGATGGTTCGGAGTACATGTTTGCCGCCCCCATGTTTCTGATGACTTTTTCCATCGGGGTCAGCAGGCCCATCAGTAACCACATGATCCTTGAGACCGTGGACCGGGATGTCGGTGCTGCTTCCGCGCTTTTGACTTTTACCTACTTCATCTTCGGTGCTGTAGCCATGGAGCTGATTTCTTTTGATTGGCCTTCAAAGATCAATGTGATCGGTGAGATGGGAATTGTTGGCGGGCTTGTTCCGCTGTTTGCGCTGATTTGGATGGCGCGGCGGAAGAAGAGAGTTTGA
- a CDS encoding putative quinol monooxygenase, whose protein sequence is MITLTAKAQAATGKEQELEIVLRELVKATATEEGSVEYRLHKVVDTPGAFRFVEKFKDQDAFDFHSNSDHFKAAVDKLGKLTTGEGELEMLELIDSIPE, encoded by the coding sequence ATGATAACCCTTACCGCAAAAGCACAGGCAGCCACAGGCAAAGAGCAGGAACTTGAAATAGTTCTGCGCGAGCTGGTTAAAGCAACCGCAACTGAAGAAGGATCGGTGGAATACAGGCTGCACAAGGTCGTTGACACGCCCGGAGCATTTCGCTTTGTGGAAAAATTCAAGGATCAGGATGCATTCGACTTCCATTCGAATTCAGATCATTTCAAAGCAGCCGTTGATAAACTCGGTAAACTCACCACAGGGGAAGGTGAACTTGAAATGCTGGAATTAATTGACTCTATCCCTGAATAG